In a genomic window of Gossypium arboreum isolate Shixiya-1 chromosome 9, ASM2569848v2, whole genome shotgun sequence:
- the LOC108457466 gene encoding metal-nicotianamine transporter YSL3-like: MGNMNMEEMKEIERVEKDDLEERIDEQEELKRIAPWTKQITIRGLIASLLIGIMYSVIVMKLNLTTGLVPNLNVSAALLAFVLVGSWTKLLQKVGFVSTPFTRQENTIIQTCAVACYSIAVGGGFGSYLLGLNRKTYEQAGVDAVGNNPGSIKEPGIGWMTGFLFVSCFVGLLALVPLRKIMIIDYKLAYPSGTATAVLINGFHTPKGDKNAKKQVHGFLKFFSFSFLWAFFQWFYAGGDSCGFSQFPTFGLKAWKNSFYFDFSMTYIGAGMICPHLVNLSLLLGAVLSWGVMWPLIGGLKGEWFPATLPESSMKSLNGYKVFISIALILGDGLYNFLKILFFTARNIHAKVKNSNHKTSPNNQKQLPDDLHRNELFNRESIPIWVACAGYTFFSVISVIVIPQMFPELKWYYVVVAYILAPSLSFCNAYGAGLTDMNMAYNYGKVALFVLAALSGKENGVVAGLVGCGLIKSIVSISSDLMHDFKTGHLTLTSPRSMLLSQAIGTAIGCIVAPLTFFLFYKAFDLGNPDGEYKAPYALIYRNMAILGVQGFSALPQYCLQLCYGFFSFAIAANLLRDFSPKNIGKWIPLPMAMAVPFLVGAYFAIDMCVGSLAVFAWHKLNRKKASLMVPAVASGLICGDGLWLLPSSILALFKVRPPICMTFLATT, translated from the exons ATGGGGAACATGAACATGGAGgagatgaaagaaattgaaagggtTGAGAAAGATGATTTAGAAGAGAGGATTGATGAGCAAGAAGAGTTGAAGAGAATTGCACCTTGGACGAAACAGATAACAATTAGAGGACTCATTGCTAGCCTTCTTATTGGTATCATGTACAGTGTGATAGTGATGAAGCTCAATCTCACAACTGGGCTAGTTCCGAATCTTAATGTCTCGGCCGCTCTGCTTGCCTTTGTATTGGTCGGGTCATGGACAAAGTTGCTGCAAAAGGTTGGATTTGTTTCAACTCCATTCACTAGACAAGAGAATACTATAATTCAGACTTGTGCAGTTGCTTGTTATAGTATTGCTGTTGGAG GTGGTTTTGGATCTTATCTGTTGGGTTTAAACAGGAAGACATATGAACAAGCAGGAGTTGATGCCGTAGGTAATAATCCTGGGAGCATTAAGGAACCTGGGATCGGTTGGATGACTGGGTTTCTCTTTGTGAGCTGCTTTGTTGGGCTTCTGGCATTGGTTCCTCTAAGAAAG ATTATGATAATCGACTACAAATTAGCTTACCCAAGTGGAACTGCTACAGCTGTTTTGATTAATGGGTTTCATACTCCCAAAGGAGACAAAAATGCTAA GAAGCAGGTTCATGGGTTTCTGAAATTCTTTTCATTTAGTTTCCTCTGGGCTTTCTTCCAATGGTTCTATGCAGGTGGAGATTCATGTGGATTTTCTCAGTTTCCCACATTTGGCTTGAAAGCCTGGAAAAACTC ATTTTACTTTGATTTCAGTATGACTTACATAGGAGCAGGAATGATCTGTCCACATCTAGTAAACTTATCTTTGCTCCTTGGTGCGGTGCTTTCTTGGGGAGTAATGTGGCCACTGATCGGTGGGCTCAAGGGAGAGTGGTTCCCTGCAACATTACCTGAAAGCAGCATGAAGAGTCTAAATGGTTACAAG GTTTTTATTTCTATTGCTTTGATCCTGGGGGATGGACTCTATAATTTTCTGAAGATACTGTTCTTCACTGCTAGAAACATTCACGCTAAAGTGAAAAATAGCAACCATAAAACAT CTCCCAATAACCAGAAACAGCTTCCAGATGATCTTCATCGAAATGAACTATTCAATAGAGAGAGCATTCCTATTTGGGTAGCATGTGCAGGATACACCTTTTTTTCTGTCATTTCCGTCATTGTAATCCCTCAGATGTTCCCCGAGCTGAAATGGTATTACGTAGTTGTTGCTTACATTCTTGCACCCTCTTTGAGCTTCTGCAATGCTTATGGTGCTGGTCTGACTGACATGAACATGGCCTATAATTACGGAAAAGTAGCCCTCTTCGTGCTTGCTGCCTTGTCCGGAAAGGAAAATGGTGTGGTTGCTGGACTCGTGGGCTGTGGTCTTATTAAATCCATTGTTTCAATCTCATCTgatttgatgcatgatttcaagACCGGTCACCTAACTCTCACTTCTCCAAGATCCATGCTTCTCAGCCAGGCTATAGGGACTGCCATCGGCTGCATTGTAGCTCCTCTTACATTCTTTCTCTTCTATAAAGCTTTTGATCTGGGGAACCCTGATGGTGAGTACAAAGCCCCATATGCTCTCATTTACCGAAATATGGCAATTCTTGGTGTTCAAGGCTTCTCTGCCCTTCCCCAGTATTGTTTGCAGCTCTGCTATGGGTTTTTTTCCTTTGCGATAGCAGCCAACTTGTTGAGAGATTTTTCTCCCAAGAATATCGGGAAATGGATTCCCCTTCCAATGGCAATGGCTGTGCCTTTCCTTGTTGGTGCTTATTTTGCAATTGATATGTGTGTGGGGAGTTTGGCTGTTTTTGCATGGCACAAGCTAAATCGAAAGAAGGCCAGTTTGATGGTTCCTGCTGTCGCTTCTGGCTTGATATGCGGAGATGGGCTGTGGCTTCTTCCTTCATCAATCCTTGCTTTGTTTAAGGTTCGTCCTCCAATCTGCATGACATTCTTGGCAACAACATAG